Proteins encoded in a region of the Pieris napi chromosome 5, ilPieNapi1.2, whole genome shotgun sequence genome:
- the LOC125049313 gene encoding KRAB-A domain-containing protein 2-like, with protein MSYIEPVDQQNSEIFGIVNQDEFTIELQNYYSGHNENSKKLQWTNQRIQSVIKLVDEYNTIKSQGRRPTNKHYHHARKYDVMNIDNQKVLIMKRKDISDPVVQIIPTEEYYQKILEAHIATGHGRRDKIVHALKDKYVVPIFAVSIFLNLCKTCLSKKSIPKKGTVVKPLISDDFNRRGQMDLVDFQTSPDEEYKWLLQYQDHLTKFCFLRPLKSKQAKEVAIEILKIFLEVGCPHILQSDSGREFTASVLKEIVSLWPTCKIVNGRPRSPQSEESIERSNQDVKNMIQAWMTYNKSTNWSIGCYFVQFQKNSSYHSTIARTPYKALFGEDPKLGLSSTYLSKNIISKLENEEDLQKILKEINSNKEQNSEKDQEEEEQEIVNTINIPKIENIKQEETTTEGHEVFLFEQILLPALHENLPVVTEAIIHKPHNKQEKISLDSTNSINVEKQEKLDENIDDENIDEENITQENNYLMCNICNEEASGAHTCTECKKIVHAICGVVSEGNEGYGSQLLCKLCANGRKIKQERTQSHVNLKRAADKMISTSSKKFKDISTGSTVLVEVPKVDRGPLDSKYLIGKVLMKKNELYQVGTAFGIIKDWMPRNAVRSCPNAELLSVIPAITLPLRTVASMSSTFGEQGMKQCN; from the exons ATGTCGTATATTGAACCTGTCGATCAACAAAACTCAGAAATATTCGGTATTGTTAATCAGGATGAATTTACCATAGAGTTACAAAACTATTACAGCGGGCATAatgaaaatagtaaaaaattacaatggACAAATCAAAGAATACAAAGTGTGATAAAATTGGTAGACGAGTACAACACAATAAAATCTCAAGGTAGGCGACCAACAAACAAGCATTACCATCATGCAAGGAAATACGATGTAATGAATATTGATAACCAGAAAGTTCTAATAATGAAGAGAAAGGATATTTCAGATCCTGTTGTACAAATAATTCCAACGGAAGAGTATTATCAAAAGATACTCGAAGCACATATTGCCACTGGACATGGACGTCGAGACAAAATTGTTCACGCCTTGAAAGATAAATATGTGGTGCCAATATTTGCGGTTTCAATATTCCTAAATTTGTGCAAAACATGTCTATCAAAGAAAAGCATTCCAAAAAAAGGCACTGTCGTAAAACCGTTGATTTCTGACGACTTCAATCGAAGGGGACAAATGGATCTTGTAGACTTCCAAACATCTCCAGATGAAGAGTATAAATGGTTATTACAATATCAGGATCATTTAACAAAATTCTGTTTTTTGCGACCATTGAAAAGCAAACAGGCTAAAGAAGTGGCAATCGAAAttcttaagatttttttggaAGTTGGGTGTCCTCATATCCTCCAAAGTGATAGTGGACGCGAGTTCACAGCATCTGTACTGAAAGAAATAGTCAGTTTGTGGCCTACTTGTAAAATAGTTAATGGAAGACCGAGATCTCCGCAAAGCGAAGAAAGTATAGAACGTTCAAATCAAGacgtaaaaaatatgattcaaGCCTGGATGACATATAATAAATCTACTAATTGGTCCATTGGATGCTATTTCGTTCAGTTCCAGAAAAATTCATCTTACCATTCAACAATTGCTCGAACACCATATAAAGCCTTGTTTGGCGAGGATCCAAAACTTGGACTCTCATCCACATacttatctaaaaatataatatccaaattagaAAATGAAGAAGATTTGCAAAaaattttaaaggaaattaataGCAACAAAGAACAAAATTCCGAAAAAGATCAAGAAGAGGAAGAACaggaaattgtaaatacaataaatattccaAAAATTGAGAACATTAAACAAGAAGAAACAACAACAGAGGGTCATgaagtatttttgtttgaacAAATACTACTCCCTGCTTTACATGAGAATTTACCTGTAGTTACGGAGGCTATTATTCATAAACCACATAATAAGCaggaaaaaatatctttagatAGTACGAATAGCATAAATGTAGAAAAACAAGAGAAACTGGATGAAAATATTGACGATGAAAATATTGACGAAGAAAACATCActcaagaaaataattatttgatgtGTAACATATGCAACGAAGAAGCATCTGGAGCTCATACATGTACCGAATGCAAGAAAATAGTTCACGCCATATGTGGAGTGGTATCTGAGGGAAATGAGGGCTATGGATCGCAATTGCTTTGCAAATTGTGTGCGAATGGACGTAAAATCAAACAAGAAAGAACACAATCGcacgtaaatttaaaaagagcGGCAGATAAAATGATATCCACATCGtctaagaaatttaaagataTCAGTACTGGTTCCACTGTTTTAGTTGAAGTCCCAAAAGTTGACAGGGGACCTTTGGACAGTAAATACCTGATTGGAaaagttttaatgaaaaagaaCGAATTATATCAAGTTGGCACTGCCTTTGGCATAATTAAAGATTGGATGCCTCGAAATGCTGTTCGTTCCTGTCCAAATGCAGAACTACTAAGTGTCATTCCAGCG attacATTACCGTTGAGAACGGTTGCATCAATGTCTTCAACATTTGGCGAGCAAGGAATGAAACAATGTAattga
- the LOC125049471 gene encoding myophilin has translation MANNRAAKSGFAAEAQRKINSKYSEELAEECLEWIKVITGENIDTSGDMDNFYEILKDGTLLCKLANHIKPGQVKKINESKMAFKCMENINAFLEAAKIFGVPAQETFQTVDLWERQNLNSVVICLQSLGRKAHNYGMPSIGPKEAEKNVRNFTEEQLRAGQGVISLQYGSNKGATQSGINFGNTRHM, from the exons ATTAACAGCAAGTACAGTGAAGAATTGGCAGAGGAGTGCTTAGAATGGATCAAAGTGATCACCGGCGAAAATATCGACACGTCAGGTGACATGGACAACTTCTATGAGATACTTAAAGATGGAACTCTTCTTTGCAA ATTGGCGAACCACATAAAACCTGGCCAGGTGAAGAAAATCAACGAATCTAAAATGGCGTTCAAATGTATGGAGAACATTAACGCGTTCCTTGAAGCCGCCAAAATATTCGGCGTACCTGCGCAGGAAACCTTCCAGACCGTTGATCTGTGGGAAAGGCAGAACCTCAACTCCGTAGTTATCTGCTTACAGTCGCTTGGTAGAAAA GCCCATAACTACGGTATGCCCTCAATAGGACCTAAGGAAGCTGAGAAAAACGTTCGCAACTTCACTGAAGAACAGCTCCGGGCAGGCCAAGGTGTTATTTCGCTTCAATACGGCTCCAACAAAGGCGCCACTCAGAGCGGAATCAACTTTGGCAACACTAGACATATGTAA